The Spirochaetales bacterium nucleotide sequence TATGGATCGGTTCGAATACCCTGGCAATGCATGACAGATCGCCTTTCCCTGAAGGCGATTACCGTATCATGCTTCAGGATCTTGGCGGCGAGTACGCCGAACGGTCCTTTACCCTCAACACACCGAATATCAAACGGAAAATAACCTTTCCCGAGCCGGCGATACGGGAAAACACACTCACGATAAAGGGCGAAAGCCCGGTCTATTCGATCTGGATATACGATAAAAAAAAGGAATACCAGGCACCCCCGCTCGAAGTACATGAGAACGGTCTCGATATAAAGCGGATTACATCGAGAAAACGCGAGTTGAATGAAGGGTTCTCTTATTATATCTATGTGTATGACACGTCGATCAAACGCGGTCTAATCACGGGGCCTTTTTATTATCCATAAGTGAATCGAAATACCCGGATTACGCTTACTGGTCCGTTATATCGGTAATGGAACATGTGCATGTTCCCGCGTTATCGGCCCATCCGTCCTCTTCGTCGGCCATCGCACCGTACCACGGCCCGGTGATGGTAACGGTATAGCTTTTGGTGTCATCGGATTCTTCACGTGTCGAAAACTTCCGCCAGATGTCATTGACGCGCAGGGCGAATTGACCGTAGTTGTATCCGTAAAAGGTGTAGAGTATCGCGTCGATGGGCCCCGTACCGGTATCTCCGCATATATAGGTGTATGTCGATTCCCCGTCGTAGGTCCATTTGCCTTCTTCCGTTTCACTCGTGACCACGGCATGAATTTGGTATGTATGATCGTATAACGGATTTTCGAACACCACTTCGGGATCGTTTCCGCCGTCGAACGGATTGATGTGTGCCTGAACTACAGAATCGGTAATTGCCGTGCTTGTGTTCGTGTAATCCGTGTTCCCGCCGCTTGTCATCGCGGCGCACACCCGGTAAAAATATTGTGTGCCGGCGCTGCATGTATCGTCGTCATAGACGATCGTATCCGGCGCCACCGTGGCGATCTTTTCGAAATAACCGGCGCCGCCGGCCGCCCGCTCGATAATGAATCCCGCTTCATTATCCGAATAGTCCGTCCAGTTGCATTGAATGGTAGTCGTCGACAGGGCCGTACAAACCAGATTGCCGGGCGGATTCGCGATCGAAGAGGGCAGACAACCGTCCGACAGCATGATAGATGAGAAGATCACCGTGATATACATTAAAACGCCAGATCCCTTTTGCCTCATACACCGATATCCTTTCAATCCGGGCCGGAAGAAACACCCGCCACTACAAAGGTAGCCTTTTAATGTCTGCATGTCAAGATCATGAAAGCCGGGAAGGGGGCCCGGTCATTTTATTATGGCGTTGTTTTAATACAATGCCTGATTCAGTTCGCTCAGGAACCATTTGACGAGTCTGATCGCCGTCGCCCGGCGGTAAAGGTCGGTCGAGTACCTGTCGGTCTGCGGTTTCAGGATCAGGGTGAGTTCGGATGAGAGAAGATCGCGGACGCGGTCCTGTAACGGCAGTTTTCTTCCCATGAATCCCGCTTCGAATCCCCTGTTGCTGAAAATCGGCGAACCGAGTGCCCCGAAGGTAAAACGGACATCGGAGAGAATCCCTTTGTTCAATCGTGCCAATCCGCAAAAGGTGAGTGAAGGAAACTGCTGCGATTTCTTTCTGCCGATTTTTCTGAAAACCTGGTAATTCCAGTTTCCGAACGGAATTCGGATACGGGTGAGGATGTACCCTTTGTCGATAAGGTCCTTGCCTTTTTTTGACAGGAAATGTGAAATGGGAAGCCACATGGATTTTACCTGTGTTCTCAGTTCGATGAGGGTATCCATGGCCATGAGAACGGTCAGAATGTTCGAATATGGGGAGGCGATGCAGATATTGCCGCCGAGTGTCGCGATGTTCCTTATGGAAGGGTTTCCCGTACAGACCAGCGCATGATAGAGGGCTTCCGGAATAACGTGAGGTCCGATACTGAGCAGCCGTGAAAGTGAAACGGCGGCCCCTATTTCGAGGAAACGTTCGGCCCTTTTAATCTTTCTGAGTTCTTCGATATCACCGAGGTAAATGATATGTTCCCGTGCGATGGTCCCGGTTTCTTCCGCTTCCAACATGATACGGGTCCCGCCGGCGTATAGCAATGCATCGGGATAATCCCCCGCAAACACCAGCAGGTCGTGGATGGTTTTTGGGCGGTGTATCCGGCAGCTTTCAGGATTTTTTTGCATATTTCCTTTTTCCCCTCAGTTTCCCCGCTTTTATGGCCGCGTCGATAAAGACACGGTAGCCGTTACACCTGCAGATAATTCCGGACAGCGCCCCGGCGACTGCTTCCCGCGACGGATGATTGTTGTGTGCCAGCAGATTTTCGATCGCCAGGATGACTCCGGTCGAGCAGTACCCGCAAAGGGTTGCCCCGGATGACAAAAGCGCTTCCTCGATTGTCTGGTACTCTTTTGTCTGCCTGAAACCTTCGATCGTGACAATCTCTGTCCCGTCGACCCTGAAGGCGGGTACGAGACAGGAATTGACCAGGATTTTATCCATGAAAACCAAGCACGCTCCGCATTCACCCTGACCGCACCCGATTTTCGTTCCCAACAGACCGAAATCGACCCGCAGGATATCGGCAAGGCGTTTGTCGGCCGGGACGGTGAGGGATACTTTTTTCCCGTTCAAGGCAAAGGTAATCGTCACATTTCCTCCATACGGTCCTGAATGGTTTCGGGAATGAGCGGAATTGAGGTCACATCGATTCCGGTCGCCTGAATTATTGCCGCGATATAGGCGGGCGCCACCCCGGTAACCGCCTGATCACCGAGATCGAGTGACGGTGCCTGTTCCGGTCCCGATCCGTTTTCAAGAAAGTGAACGCGGATATCGGGCAGGTCTTCTATGCCGGGGATTGTGTAATCGGAAATCCTGTTCTGGTACACACGGCCGTTTTTGAAATCGAGAACTTCCATCGAGGTAAATCCGAGGTTCTGGAGGGCGGCCGCTTCGACCTGTTCCCGGGCGGCTTCGGGAATATTGATATGACCGGCGTGGATGACAATCCATATGCCCCTGCATGTCGTCATATACGTAACAGGATCCACCTCGACTTCCACAACGGTGGCTTCCCATGCACCGGAACAGGGGGGCGTTGGGACCTTTTTATCGTTCGCCGGATTGTACCCGTCCGGAATATCTATTTTCCTTTTCACCTCGATCGGAAGGGGATTTTTCCCCTTTTTTTTGTTTATCAAAAGACAACATTGTTCGATCGTTTTGCCGATGAGATATGTCATTCGGGAATACATAGTCGGACCGGAATCCGGAATACGCGATGTATCGATGGATTCGAAGTCGATATCGGCGACGGAGATATTAAGGATCCCGGAAGCGACATCTGCGAGATAACTGTATTTGCTGCCGTCCGGATCGACCAAAGAGGTGGCAATCGTGACCTTTTTATTCTTGTGAAGACTGACTCCGACGGATTGTTTCAGTACTTTTTGCGGCTCCAATCCGGTGTTTCGGGAACTGAGGGATATACCGATTCCCCGAAGCGGTGTTTCCATGCCCTGCTGTGTCAATCTCCGTTTGTTGACCGCCTCATATGCCCCGTATTTTCGTAAGAAGTCCGATATGTTGATGACCTCGTCCAGAACCGCGATGGCATGGGGAATGATGGTTTTGTTTTTCTGTCTGGAAATCCCTTCGGGAAGAAGTTTCAGGTTTTTCTTTTTCCAGATATAGGGATCCATCTGCGCCGTTTTTGCAATGATCGAGGCGTGCAATTCGGAGGCAAAGACGATCTGGGGCTCTCCGCTTCCGCTGAATCGGCCGGCAGGTACTTTGTTTGTCGAAACAAACCGTACGTTCACATCGACATTGTCGCAGTCGTATTGTTTGAACAGGGCCGGCGTGGTGCTTTTCAGGCGATAATCGGAGATGACATTGTAGGCTCCCGTGTCGAAAACAATATCGGTTTTCAGGCCCAGCAGTTTTCCCTCTCCGTCGATCACCGATGTATGGGTTATTATCGTGGCCGGGCGTTTGAATGAGAAGGAAATATCCTCATGCCGTGAATAGACGATCTTTACCGGTTTTCCGGTCCGGAATGAAAGAAGGGCCGCATGGCCCGCGACCAGTATCGGGAAGAATATTTTCCCCTCAAAAGGATCGCTTATCTCCGGAACGATCACGCGTATTTTCCTGTTCGAAAGGCCGAGCATTTCCGCGATGCACTCCCGTACAAGAAAGGGGGCCCGTGTGGCGACATGACAAACGAGATTTTGACCGTCCCAGGCGGCAATCGCGCTTTGCGGTTCGAGGTAAAGGTGTTCCTGTGAACCCGTATAATATTTTTTCGTGATGGCGTTGTATCCGCCTTCGAGAAGACTTCGAACATCCCCTTTCGAGTAGGTGATGGTGTCGGTGAGGCGTTCTTCCGTTTCATCTTCAGGGGAAAAGAAGGGGGTTTGATCGTTATATTCGATCTCTATTTCATAAGCGAGATTCTGCAGGGTGGCATAATCGGGGCCGGCGAGCAGGATAACGGGTTCTCCGATGTAGTTGACTTCTTTGTGCGCAAGAAAAGGCATACCCCCGCGGAACAGGGGAATTCTGTTTTTACCGGGTATGTCGGATGCCATTACCGAGGTATATGCAGGGGGGAGGTCGCCAATGGCGACGGAACGTATTTCCCCGCGCGGAATCCGTGAGCGTACCGTGATCCCGTAGAGAAGATCTTTTGGAAAAATATCATCGGTAAAGACGGACTGGCCTGCGACCTTGTTTTTATGGATCTGGGCTGTATTCATGAGTTCCTTTTATATGCGTTTTTTCCTGTCGCTAAAAGCGCCGATATTATCCGCTCCACCTGCTCGTCCGACAGATCGGGGTATATCGGTATACTGAAACTGCCCAGATAATTCTTCTGGGTAACGGGAAACTGGCTTTCATGCAAACCGTATCGCAGCCGGTAATAGGACATGAGGTAGAGTGGGATGAAATGGACGGAGGTTCCGATTCCCGCTTCGGCAAGCTTACGGACGAACTCGTCCCTGGTCAGTGTCAGTTTTCCGGGAACGATTCTGATCATAAACAGGTGCCACGCGTGGTCGACGGAACCGGCCGGGAGAGTGAAGAAATCACATCCGCGAAGCGCATCGATATACCGATGTGCGATTTTTTTTCTCCTTGCAAGAAAGATTTCGGCTTTTTTAAGTTGTGCAAGACCGATTGACGAGGCGATGTCGGTAAGATTGTATTTGAAACCCGCCTCGACGACATTGTAGTACCATGAAGCGTGCGGCGAAGTATACCTGTCCCACGATTCCCTGTCGATACCATGGAACCTCATGATCGATATCCGTCCGGCGACCTCCTCGTCATCGGTAGCCACCATGCCTCCCTCACCCGTGGTAATCGTTTTATTGGCGTAAAACGAAAAGACGCCGGCCGTTCCGATGGTCCCCGCATACCGGTCTCCGTATCTGACCGGAAACGCATGTGCGGCGTCTTCGACAACGGGGACGCCGGCGCGCTGAGAGACCTCCGTGATAAGGCTCATGTTGCACGGAAGTCCGGCGATATGAACGGGAAGGACCGCGGAGATCCCGGCAGGTCGTTCAAAAAGGACTCGTTCGACGAGCCGGGGATCGATATTGTAGGTATCTTCCTCTATATCGACAAAGAGGGGATCGGCGCCAAGGTACCGGATCGTCTCCGCGGATGCGGTAAAGGTATAGGGCGTGGTGACGACGCGGGTTCCTTCTTTCACCCCGACGGCTTCGAGACAGAGGTGAAGGCCGGCCGTACCGGAACTCACCGCACGGGCGTAGCCGGCCCCGAGAAACTCGGCGAAGGCCTTTTCGAATTCCCTGGTCACTTTTCCCGTCGTGAGCCATCCGCTTTTGAGTACTTCCACCACGGCCCGTTCCTCTTCGACTCCCAGGCACGGCTTTGCAAATGGTATATAATCAGTATTCTGGTTCATTGTCCGGTATCGTATATCCGGGTATCACACTCCCGAGTACTTTCTTGAGTTCTCTCCTGTTCCTGTAACATTCGGGATGAGACGAATCCGCATAACAAATGGGTTTGAGGCGCCGGAGGATCGTTTCGAGATCAATATCGGGTTCTTCGAGCCGGATCACCTTGTTAATTTTCGGAAACTCGGTCGCGACCTGCTTTTCCCGACAGGAACAGAGTTTTTCATTCAGTTTTTCCCCTGCTCGCAGGCCCGTATATTCGATTTTTATTTCCTTTCCCGGCTGATAACCGTAAAAGAGGATGATTTTTTCCGCGATGTCCCGTATATTCAGCTGCCTCCCCATGTCGAGGATAAAGAGATCTCCATTGTCATTCAATCCCCCGGCTTTCAATACCAGCGAAGAGGCCTCGGGAATTGTCATAAAAAACCTGCTCGCTTTCGGGTCCGTCACGGTCACGGGACCGCCTTTTACGATTTGTTCCCTGAACAGGGGAAGGATACTCCCCCTCGAACCGAGGACGTTCCCGAACCTGACGACCATATAGTGGTGCCCGTTTTTTTTCGCGTTCAGCACAATGAGCTCCGCCAGGAACTTCGAAACACCATAGATACTCGACGGCTCGACGGCCTTGTCCGTCGAGATAAGGACAAATTGAGATGTTCCTGCCGCTATTGCGGCGTCAACGACATTTTTTGTGCCGAACACGTTATTTTTGATCGCCTCTATCGGATTTTCTTCGAGAAGCGGTACATGTTTGTAGGCGGCGGTATGAAAAACGACATCGGCCCTGAGGCGTTTGAGAATAAAGAACATATAATCGGCATCCTGCAATTCACCGAG carries:
- a CDS encoding xanthine dehydrogenase family protein molybdopterin-binding subunit, whose product is MNTAQIHKNKVAGQSVFTDDIFPKDLLYGITVRSRIPRGEIRSVAIGDLPPAYTSVMASDIPGKNRIPLFRGGMPFLAHKEVNYIGEPVILLAGPDYATLQNLAYEIEIEYNDQTPFFSPEDETEERLTDTITYSKGDVRSLLEGGYNAITKKYYTGSQEHLYLEPQSAIAAWDGQNLVCHVATRAPFLVRECIAEMLGLSNRKIRVIVPEISDPFEGKIFFPILVAGHAALLSFRTGKPVKIVYSRHEDISFSFKRPATIITHTSVIDGEGKLLGLKTDIVFDTGAYNVISDYRLKSTTPALFKQYDCDNVDVNVRFVSTNKVPAGRFSGSGEPQIVFASELHASIIAKTAQMDPYIWKKKNLKLLPEGISRQKNKTIIPHAIAVLDEVINISDFLRKYGAYEAVNKRRLTQQGMETPLRGIGISLSSRNTGLEPQKVLKQSVGVSLHKNKKVTIATSLVDPDGSKYSYLADVASGILNISVADIDFESIDTSRIPDSGPTMYSRMTYLIGKTIEQCCLLINKKKGKNPLPIEVKRKIDIPDGYNPANDKKVPTPPCSGAWEATVVEVEVDPVTYMTTCRGIWIVIHAGHINIPEAAREQVEAAALQNLGFTSMEVLDFKNGRVYQNRISDYTIPGIEDLPDIRVHFLENGSGPEQAPSLDLGDQAVTGVAPAYIAAIIQATGIDVTSIPLIPETIQDRMEEM
- a CDS encoding fibronectin type III domain-containing protein, translating into MRQKGSGVLMYITVIFSSIMLSDGCLPSSIANPPGNLVCTALSTTTIQCNWTDYSDNEAGFIIERAAGGAGYFEKIATVAPDTIVYDDDTCSAGTQYFYRVCAAMTSGGNTDYTNTSTAITDSVVQAHINPFDGGNDPEVVFENPLYDHTYQIHAVVTSETEEGKWTYDGESTYTYICGDTGTGPIDAILYTFYGYNYGQFALRVNDIWRKFSTREESDDTKSYTVTITGPWYGAMADEEDGWADNAGTCTCSITDITDQ
- a CDS encoding 2Fe-2S iron-sulfur cluster binding domain-containing protein, with amino-acid sequence MTITFALNGKKVSLTVPADKRLADILRVDFGLLGTKIGCGQGECGACLVFMDKILVNSCLVPAFRVDGTEIVTIEGFRQTKEYQTIEEALLSSGATLCGYCSTGVILAIENLLAHNNHPSREAVAGALSGIICRCNGYRVFIDAAIKAGKLRGKRKYAKKS
- a CDS encoding DegT/DnrJ/EryC1/StrS family aminotransferase, with the protein product MNQNTDYIPFAKPCLGVEEERAVVEVLKSGWLTTGKVTREFEKAFAEFLGAGYARAVSSGTAGLHLCLEAVGVKEGTRVVTTPYTFTASAETIRYLGADPLFVDIEEDTYNIDPRLVERVLFERPAGISAVLPVHIAGLPCNMSLITEVSQRAGVPVVEDAAHAFPVRYGDRYAGTIGTAGVFSFYANKTITTGEGGMVATDDEEVAGRISIMRFHGIDRESWDRYTSPHASWYYNVVEAGFKYNLTDIASSIGLAQLKKAEIFLARRKKIAHRYIDALRGCDFFTLPAGSVDHAWHLFMIRIVPGKLTLTRDEFVRKLAEAGIGTSVHFIPLYLMSYYRLRYGLHESQFPVTQKNYLGSFSIPIYPDLSDEQVERIISALLATGKNAYKRNS
- a CDS encoding polysaccharide biosynthesis protein, translating into MMWHSHKRIYIIGAGIAGITIANEIKSKGIYGRIISFLDDDPGKIGKKINGIPILGPMDDILELLNPTPDDEAIIAIPSGTRDQLRRIYDLLKKTKFSRIQILPRISQIIEGNAHLIQTREINPEDLLARNPVKVCLKESLAYVRGKRVLVTGAGGSIGNELSRQLLSGGAERLYLFGHGENSIYEIQRELKLLQEEGVGEKATIVPVLGELQDADYMFFILKRLRADVVFHTAAYKHVPLLEENPIEAIKNNVFGTKNVVDAAIAAGTSQFVLISTDKAVEPSSIYGVSKFLAELIVLNAKKNGHHYMVVRFGNVLGSRGSILPLFREQIVKGGPVTVTDPKASRFFMTIPEASSLVLKAGGLNDNGDLFILDMGRQLNIRDIAEKIILFYGYQPGKEIKIEYTGLRAGEKLNEKLCSCREKQVATEFPKINKVIRLEEPDIDLETILRRLKPICYADSSHPECYRNRRELKKVLGSVIPGYTIPDNEPEY
- a CDS encoding FAD binding domain-containing protein; translated protein: MQKNPESCRIHRPKTIHDLLVFAGDYPDALLYAGGTRIMLEAEETGTIAREHIIYLGDIEELRKIKRAERFLEIGAAVSLSRLLSIGPHVIPEALYHALVCTGNPSIRNIATLGGNICIASPYSNILTVLMAMDTLIELRTQVKSMWLPISHFLSKKGKDLIDKGYILTRIRIPFGNWNYQVFRKIGRKKSQQFPSLTFCGLARLNKGILSDVRFTFGALGSPIFSNRGFEAGFMGRKLPLQDRVRDLLSSELTLILKPQTDRYSTDLYRRATAIRLVKWFLSELNQALY